In Xyrauchen texanus isolate HMW12.3.18 chromosome 27, RBS_HiC_50CHRs, whole genome shotgun sequence, one genomic interval encodes:
- the LOC127620741 gene encoding protein-lysine 6-oxidase-like, with protein sequence MMERVSRASVLLLFLCVCSCVLTVFSQLNAGSRAAAGAPRARTRWTNNGRVFDLVSRGSEFVPPGRTEPNRRSAGPVIPISDGNNTSSNSPTETTDTPRTEDMMMGDDPYDPYKSIRNNPHNNPYYNYYDSYYRPRHSTQRHHGYGTRYFQNGLPDLVVDPYMIQVSTYVQRVPMYNLRCAAEENCLASSAANARDYDTRVLLRFPQRVKNQGTADFLPSRPRYAWEWHSCHNHYHSMDEFCHYDLLDASTERKVAKGHKASFCLEDTSCDPGYYRRYACTSHTQGLSPGCYDTYSADIDCQWIDITDVQPGKYILKVTVNPGYQVAESDFSNNIVRCDIQYTGNDAHVSGCTMSSH encoded by the exons ATGATGGAGAGGGTTTCCCGTGCAAGTGTGCTTCTGCTGTTCCtctgtgtttgttcttgtgttcTGACCGTTTTCTCGCAGTTAAACGCCGGATCGAGAGCGGCGGCGGGTGCGCCGCGCGCGCGGACGCGATGGACGAATAACGGGCGCGTGTTTGATCTAGTGAGTCGCGGGTCCGAGTTTGTGCCACCGGGCCGAACAGAACCGAACCGACGATCCGCTGGACCCGTGATCCCGATCAGTGACGGTAACAACACGAGCTCAAACTCTCCCACAGAAACAACGGACACTCCGAGAACAGAAGACATGATGATGGGAGATGATCCATATGATCCATATAAATCCATCCGGAACAATCCACATAATAATccgtattataattattatgactCGTACTACAGACCCCGACACAGCACTCAGAGACACCACGGGTACGGAACCAGATACTTCCAGAACG GTCTTCCGGATCTTGTGGTGGACCCGTATATGATCCAGGTGTCCACGTATGTCCAGAGAGTGCCCATGTACAATCTCAGGTGTGCTGCGGAGGAGAACTGCCTGGCGAG TTCTGCTGCTAACGCTCGGGACTATGACACCAGAGTTTTACTGCGGTTCCCTCAGCGGGTGAAGAATCAAGGAACCGCAGACTTCCTCCCCAGCAGACCGAGATACGCGTGGGAATGGCACAGCTGTCACAA TCACTATCACAGTATGGATGAGTTCTGTCATTATGATCTGCTGGACGCGAGCACAGAGAGGAAAGTAGCGAAGGGTCATAAAGCCAGTTTCTGCCTGGAGGACACGTCATGTGACCCGGGATACTACCGCCGTTACGCCTGCACGTCTCACACGCAG GGTTTGAGTCCGGGATGTTATGACACATACAGCGCAGATATCGACTGTCAGTGGATCGATATCACAGACGTTCAGCCGGGGAAGTACATACTCAAG gTTACTGTAAATCCAGGTTACCAGGTTGCAGAGTCAGACTTCAGCAATAATATCGTCCGCTGTGACATTCAGTACACTGGTAACGACGCACACGTGTCCGGCTGCACCATGTCCTC ACACTAG